The Microbulbifer sp. YPW1 genome contains the following window.
CACCGCAGACTTCCTGCAGGCGCCCGGGAACATGGGACAAATGTCCAGCATCCCAGTGGCTGGCAATGTATTCGACAACCGCCTCTTTGACGGTCTCCAGACCGATACGCGCTTCGCGCAGCACCTGATCGGTGGCCTCTCCCATCAGCGGCGAATCGCTATCGATTTTTCTGTCGCGCTCGGCAGCGGCAGCGAGTCCGGAATCCAGCTGCACCAGTTCCGAGGCGGCCTGCATCAACAGGTCGTCCGGTGACGCGACACGGGACGCATCCCGCAGGTATTCGTAAATGCTACGCGCGCGGGTGCGCTGGTTTTCCAGCCCCAGTACGCCGAGGGTGTCGGCAATACGCTTGGCCACCATGGCAGTGTCCGCAAGTGGCGGGCGCTCGCTGTTGGCGACACTCGGGTCGAGGGCCTCGCGCACTCCAGCCAGCTCCTCGCGCAGCGCCGCCACCGCCGTACCCATGGCTTCAGGGCCCATGGCGAGCGCGTCTTCGGTGTCCGGGCGCGGTGTGCCGGGAACCGCTTTGTCGAGAGCAAACTTCTTGTACAGCGCCTCGGTGCGCGGCCCGTTGGGACCACACAGGTAAACGTAGAACAGCAGGTTGCGGGTCAGGTCGCGGTCCGGACGCAGGTCCAGCACCTTCGCCCCGTGCCCGGAGAGCAGACGGAATTCCACATCGATACGGCGCAGCAGCTGGCGCAATGCCGGCAGTACGTTGACACGATGATCGGCGATGCCTTCCAGCAATCCCTGCAGGACTACCCACAGGTGCTGACGCTGGCTGCCGCTGTACAGCAGCGCCATTTTTTCGCTGACCTTGTTCAGGTAGGCGAGGCTCTCGCCGCTGTTCACATCGCGAATCAGGGAAGCCGCAGCCACGTGGTACATCTTGCGCAGCTTGGCGACCAGTTCCTGCAACTTGTCGGGATTGGCGAGCAGCGGCTGGCGATTTCCCTGGGCTTCGTCCAGCGGGCTCAGGTCGGGTGCGAACAGTGCACCCTCGGTGATCAGGCGCTCGCGACGCACCGCGCGCAGGTCGTTCAATAACGGCAACAGAAGCACCGCATTATCGCGGCGCTGGAACGCAATTTTTTCCAAGTAGAGCGGCAGCTCAAGCAGCGCACGCATGAGGAATTCGCGGGTTTCGTCGCTGTTTTCGACTTCACCGCTGGCCAGGGCGTGTACCAGCTGCTCCATCTCTTCGGCGAGCATGGCGGCGCCGGTGAGCTCCGCCATGTGCAGACTGCCATGTACCTGGTGAATCAGGTCGAGGCAGTTTTTCAACAGGCCGGAGGCGTCGCTGGAGTCGCTGTCTGCGGAGGGGCTGGACGAGGAGGAATCGGAGGCAAATGTTTCCAGTTGCTGGCGCGCCTGGGCCAGCGTCTCGTTGATTTCGCCTATCAGCCAATCCAAGGCCACAAAATTGGGATTGTCGCGATTCACGCCAAGTCCTCGGTAATTCAAGTTGCTCGCTGACAGGCGGCGGTTAACGACTGGCGCCACCCATCTGCTGCTTTACACCTCCGGGGCCGCGAGCCCCGGCAGTGTCCGCATTGTCGTTATCGGTATATGCGGTGGTTCAGGCCATGGCCCGCTCTGTATCGGAGCGCTCAGAAGAGAGACCCGCGAGACCGTCTTCTTCAGCGGCCACGCCTTCGGCGGTATCTTCTTCCAGCATCGGGAACTCTTCGGAGAGTTCGGCCAGATCGCCATCGTACAGATCGCTTTCGCCTTCCACTTCGTCTTCGTTGGGCAGCTTGAAGCCGGCAACGGAGTCGCGCAGTGCGGATGCGGTCTGGGCCAGGTTACCAATCGACTGTGCGGTAGCCTGGGTACCGGCAGAAGTCTGCGAGGTAATTTCCTGAATCACGTTCATCGTGTTGGAGATGTGACCCGCGGACGAGGCCTGCTGGCGTGCCGCGTTGGAGATGTTCTGAATCAAGGATGCGAGGTTGGTAGATACCGTTTCGATCTCTTCCAGGGCAACACCTGCGTCCTGTGCCAGACGGGCACCGCGCACCACCTCGGTGGTGGTGGATTCCATCGACACAACCGCTTCGTTGGTGTCGGACTGAATCGCTTTTACCAGGCCTTCAATCTGCTTGGTTGCCGCAGCGGAACGTTCCGCGAGTCGCTGTACCTCGTCCGCAACCACCGCGAAGCCTCGACCTGCGTCACCGGCCATAGAGGCCTGGATCGCAGCGTTAAGTGCAAGAATGTTGGTCTGGTCGGCAATGTCGTTAATCAGGCTTACGATGTCACCAATCTCCTGGGAAGATTCACCCAGTCGCTTGATTCGCTTGGAGGTGTCCTGAATCTGCTCGCGGATCGTGTCCATGCCCTTGATGGTGTTCTGTACCACCTTGGCACCATTACTTGCGATCTGTACCGAGCGTTCCGCTACCTGGGCAGATTCCGCGGCGTTCGCAGATACCTGGTCAATGGTAACGGCCATCTCGTTCACCGCCGCGGATGCCCCGGCAATTTCCTGGGCCTGGTGCTCAGAGGCCTCGGCCAGGTGCAGAGCGGTCTGCTGGGTTTCCTGGGACAGGGAAGACACTTCCTGCGCCGCGCCGTTGATTCGCGATACCAGCACACGCAGCTGGTCGATGGTGTAGTTAATGGAGTCCGCAATCGCACCGGTGAAGGCCTCGGTTACCGTGGCAGAGGTGGTCAAGTCACCGTCTGCAAGGTCGGCCAGCTCGTCCAGCAGCTGCATAATCGCCTGCTGGTTACGCTCGTTGGTTTCGGTCTCTTCTTTCAGGGTACGGCGGGTACCGGAGAATGCGGTGATCATCATGCCGAAGATCAACAGTACAAACACACCGGCGATGATGGCGATGGTCTGGTTGTTCGGCTGACGCTCGCCAGATAGGCTCACGATACGGTCGTTCAGGGTAGACAGCGCTTCCAGCAGTTGCGGAGAGGAGGCCGCAATACCATCCGCCGCCTGGCGGGTGGCGAACAGTGCCGGAGTGGCTTCGAAGATTTCCCGCACGGAAGAACTTACGAACTCGAACAGCTCGGTAATTTCTTCCAGGGACTCGCGGGCCTCGGTGTCGGTTACGCGGGAAATACCCATAACCACGTCGCCGCTCTTCATGCCTTCAACCACTTTACCGAACAGGCTCGCGTCGGTATTGAACTGGTCAGCGGCAGATTCCGCGTCGTCACCACCCTGCAGCATCTTGTCGATGTTCCGGCCGATACGCTCGGCGCGCCATACCTGCAACTGGGCCTGCTCTACCTGGTTGGCCGGGGCGTTGTTGGCCAGCAGGATTTCCACGATGTTGTTGTGCTCTGCCTGCAGTTCCGGCAGCGAGTCGTTCAGGGTGCTCGCCACGTCGTTCAGGAAGATGATCGAATCCTTGTTGCCGATAATGGTGTCGGCCTGCTCGCGCAGCTGGCGCCATACCTGACCGTAGGAGGCGAGCTCCTGGTCCAGCGCCTGCTTGCTGGCGGTATCCATGCCCTGCAGCTCGTTCCAGGTGGCAGCCATCTGATTGACGGTCTGCTCCAGGTCCGCGAACGCCTGCTCGTCACCCGCAGTCGCCGCCGGTGCGTAGGACACCAGCTGGTAAGACAGGGCGCGAAGTTCGGCCACGTCTTCCAGGTATTCCTGGTCCTGGTCGGCACGGGTCTGCACCAAGTAGATGCTGACGATCAGCCCCGCCAGTGTGGCGAGTACCAGCAAACCCATAAACAGCGCCGCAGGGTTACTGCGCAACGCGGAAAATGAACTCTGGGAGCCTGTTTTCATAATTTACTCCTGGCGGACCTGTGATCCAGGCCAATTCTTGTTATCACCACTTTTGAAGCCGGGTGGCTCCACATCCCCTTTTCGCTACCCACCTGAGTGAGCACCCCCAAACCGACATACGCCAGTTACGGATTCTGCGGCAACGGGTAAAACCCGCTCCCTCAATAAGGTTTAACGCACGTAGCCGGATAAACCTCAGCCACCCCGAGAGGTGGCGCGCCCGAGCGAGCGGACGCACAAAACAGAAAACCGCGGCTCAATGGGCCGCGGCGTCTGCGAACTGAAAATCATTAAGCAGGGCCTGCAGGTCGAATACCAACCAGCGCCCCTGTTGCAGCTGGAACTGGCCGCTCACCATCGGCGCATAGGGCTCCGCCAGATCGGAGGGTGGCAGCTTGCCGTACTCGAGCGCCAAATGCTGCATCCCGTGCAGTTCATCGACGATCAGTCCCACATAGATTTTCTCATGCTCCAGCACCAGCACCCGACGGCGCTGGCGAGAACTGGTCAGGTGGCCGCCAAAGAAGGCAGCCAGGTCAAACAGCGGCAGCAGGCGTCCACGCACATTGGCCACGCCGCGCACCCAGGGCTGAACCCCGGGAACGAAGGTGTACTGGGGCACCTCCAGCAGTTCCACCACGTCTTCCATGGCGGACACAAACCGCTGTCCCAGCAGAGAAAATCCGATGCCCGTCCAGTAGGGTTTTACTTCCTGGCGGGCAGGCAGCCCCTGCGCCTGCGCCTTTGCGCGATTGGCGATATCAACCAGCGCGAGATAAGGGGTAAGAGTTGGTTGCACGGAGACTCAACGCTGGCCTCAGGCCAACACCTCCTCGATCGTGCCCAGCAGCTTGCCTTCGTCTACCGGCTTGGTCAGATAGGCACGAGCGCCCTGGCGCATACCCCACACGCGGTCGGTGTCCTGATCCTTGGTAGTCACGATGACAATGGGAATACCACTGGTCTGGTCGCCCTTGCTGAGCTGGCGGGTCGCCTGGAAACCGTTCAGGCCCGGCATGACGATATCCATCAGGATCACGTCGGGACGCTGTTCGCGGGCGACGTCAACACCGTTTTCACCATTGGTGGCTGTCAGTACCGCGTGACCATTCTTTTCCAGAATAGTGGTCAGCTTGTGAGTTTCGGTCGGCGAATCATCGACGATAAGCACCTTGGCCATTTTTCCCCCGAGATAGTGATTCCGCGCCGATCATTACTCTCCATCGGGCGGATTGTTGTTGGTACCGGCCGCCCAACAGAGGCTGGACCGCCACACGCTTTGTTATTTATTGCTGACTTTCGTGAATCTCATGCATTTCCGAACGTATCGGACGACTGAAGAGCAGCAAGTCGCCATAGTCTACGCCATTTATGCCGAATATTTCACGCTCTGAGAGTGAAGCGGTTCTCAGGCGGCGTGATGCGGCTTGGCGTGTGCGGAAATTGCGCCCAACAGTTCGCTCTTGCTGAACGGCTTGGTGAGGTACTGATCGCAGCCCACAACGCGACCCTTGGCCTTGTCGAACAGGCCGTCCTTACTAGACAGCATCACCACCGGCGTGCTGCGGAATTCGCTGTTGTTCTTGATCAGCGCACAGGTCTGATATCCATCCAGGCGGGGCATCATGATATCCACAAAGATGATATCCGGGCGCGAATCGGCGATTTTCGCCAGCGCATCGAAACCATCGGTAGCAGTCACAACCGCACAACCCGCTTTTTGCAGCAGCGTTTCCGCGGTGCGACGAATGGTTTTACTGTCGTCAATCACCATCACGGTGAGACTTTCCCAGTTGAGTTCCATAGTGTTCCTGAATCCCCTTTACTTATTTTTCAGGCGCCGGTTGTGGAAACCGATGCGACGCCCTTCGTGCAACCTCATTACGGGGTCCGATCGTCGCAGTCATTGGCCGCCGGCCAGCGGGCGCAGATCAGGATGAAACTTTTATCACAGATACCAGAGTGAATCTAGCGACGGCGAACCCCGCGAGCGAGTCATGGTCAGTTTGTGAGCAATGCCGCATTTCTGTGCACGGCTCACAGGATTGTGCGGCTTGCACGGCGCGCCCACTACTCTTACCTTACCCGGATTGCGGATCGCGACCCCAGCCCGTGCCGAAAGTGCACATCGGCTGTCGCGGCCGGCACCCCGCCCAGATCACCTTCAGAAAGACGGATACCGGTATGAGCCACACGCTCGGCGTGGTCATGGACCCCATCGCCAACATCAATTACAAGAAAGACACGACCCTCGCCCTTTTGCTCGCCGCCCAGCGCGCAGGGTTCAAGCTGCAGTACTTCCTGCAGTCAGACCTTTACCTGGATGGCGGCAAACCCATGGGTAACGGCTCCCCGCTGGAGGTTTTCGAGGACCCGAAAAACTGGTTCAAGCTCGGCGAGCGCAAGCCTGTGCACCTGGGTGATCTCGATGTCCTGCTGATGCGCGTGGACCCGCCTTTCGACAACGAGTACATCTATTCCACCTACATACTCGAGGCGGCCGAGCGCGCCGGCACCCTGGTGGCCAACAAGCCCCAGTCCCTGCGCGACTGCAATGAAAAAATCTTCGCCACCCATTTTGACGGCTGCTGCCCACCGCTGATTGTCAGCCGCGATATCGCACAGTTGCGCGCCTTTCACGCACAACACAGGGATGTGATTTTCAAACCGCTCGACGGTATGGGCGGCACCGGGATCTTTCACGTCAAACCCGACGGCAGCAACATGGGCGCAATCCTGGAAACCCTCACCGATAACGGCAAGCGCCAGATCATGGGGCAGCGTTATATTCCGGAAATCAAAGACGGTGATAAACGCATTCTGATGGTGGATGGCGAGCCGGTGCCCTACTGTCTCGCGCGCATCCCCCAGGCCGGGGAAACCCGCGGCAACCTCGCCGCCGGCGGCCGCGGCGAAGCGCGCCCGCTTTCGGAACGCGACCTGTGGATTGCACGCAAGGTTGCGCCAACCCTCAAGGAAAAAGGCCTGTTGTTTGTCGGCCTGGACGTGATCGGCGACTACCTCACTGAGGTCAATGTCACCAGTCCCACCTGTGTACGAGAAATCGACGACGCCTACGGCACCGATATCGGCGGACTATTGATGCGCGCGATCACAGACCGAATGGCGCAAAAAGGGTAAACTGTCCGACTCCTGCCGGAGCCCGAATTGAGCGAATCAAGTCGCTCTGCCGGGTGCCGGCAGTTTCACGGCAGTAGTAAAAGCAATAACCAAAATGACCGCAGCAGCCAGCCAACCCAGCGCCACGCGCGCCACACTGGATCAGCCCCAGGCGACACCACCGTCCCAGGGGGATCGATTTACGTTTGCCCTGTTCCTGGCCTGCGCGCTGCACGCCCTGTTGATCTTTGGTGTGGCGTTTACCGCGCCCGAAGCCAAGGAAGCGCCACCTACTCTGGAAGTCACCCTCGCCCAGCATCGCTCCGTTGACGCGCCGGACGACGCCGACTACCTGGCGCAACACAATCAGCAGGCCAGTGGCACCGCGGAGACTCCCAAGGAACTCTCCACCGATCGCCGCGCGGAAATCGCCGATACCAGCATCCGCCAGGTCAATCCACTGCCCCAGCAACAGGCAGCGCGCCCCGCCGATCAGTTGCGCCAGCTGGTCACCACCATTGGTGACAGCCCGCAACAGGCACCGGAGCTACCTGCGGAAGACAAGCGCTCGGAAGAAAAACGCGGCGATGCACCCACGGACCTGCCCCCCAGCAACCCGGAAATTGCCAGCCTGCAAGCACGCCTGGACAAAATTCGCCAGACTATCGCGCAGCGCCCGCGGGTACGCCGCCTTACGTCGGTGGCCACCAAAGCCGCGCCTGATGCAGCCTACCTGCACGACTGGCGACAGAAAGTGGAAGCGATCGGCAACGACAATTTCCCCGAAGAGGCCCTGGCCCGCCAGATCACCGGCGACCTGCGAATGATGGTGCGATTGCTGCCGAGCGGTGCAGTGGAAGAGGTGGTCATCCTGGAGTCCTCCGGCGAGCGCGTGCTCGATGACGCCGCCCAGCAGATCGTACGCCTGGCGGCACCCTTTGCTCCCTTCCCGCCAGAAATTCGCAAAGAGGCCGATCGCCTGGAAATCATTCGCACCTGGCGATTTGAAATGACCGGGTTTTCCACCGCCGCCGGTAAAGCCCCAAGCCGCGGTTGAGCGCGTCTCTCGCTCAACCGCACTAAACTTAACGTTCATGCGCCAACCTCACGTGTCCCATGCAGCCATCCAGTATCGATAGTGACCTCACCCACAACAGCCTGCGGGGCCAGTTCCTGATCGCCATGCCCGGCATGGAAGACCCGCGCTTCCATCAGGCGGTGGCCTTCGTCTGTGAACACGGCAAGGAGGGCACCATGGGGATCGTGATCAATTCCCCTAGCAAGGTGACCTGGAAAGAGGTGTTCTCACAGTTATCCCTGGATGACACCAGCCTGCGCGGCGACGAGCCGGTACTGGTGGGCGGCCCAGTGGCTCAGGAGCAGGGTTTTGTACTGCACGGGCGCGGCATGCAGTTCGCCTCCACCGTGGAGGTCTCCGACGACATCAGTCTGACCGCCTCCAAAGACATTATCGAATCCCTTGCCTGTGGACGCGGTC
Protein-coding sequences here:
- a CDS encoding methyl-accepting chemotaxis protein, with product MKTGSQSSFSALRSNPAALFMGLLVLATLAGLIVSIYLVQTRADQDQEYLEDVAELRALSYQLVSYAPAATAGDEQAFADLEQTVNQMAATWNELQGMDTASKQALDQELASYGQVWRQLREQADTIIGNKDSIIFLNDVASTLNDSLPELQAEHNNIVEILLANNAPANQVEQAQLQVWRAERIGRNIDKMLQGGDDAESAADQFNTDASLFGKVVEGMKSGDVVMGISRVTDTEARESLEEITELFEFVSSSVREIFEATPALFATRQAADGIAASSPQLLEALSTLNDRIVSLSGERQPNNQTIAIIAGVFVLLIFGMMITAFSGTRRTLKEETETNERNQQAIMQLLDELADLADGDLTTSATVTEAFTGAIADSINYTIDQLRVLVSRINGAAQEVSSLSQETQQTALHLAEASEHQAQEIAGASAAVNEMAVTIDQVSANAAESAQVAERSVQIASNGAKVVQNTIKGMDTIREQIQDTSKRIKRLGESSQEIGDIVSLINDIADQTNILALNAAIQASMAGDAGRGFAVVADEVQRLAERSAAATKQIEGLVKAIQSDTNEAVVSMESTTTEVVRGARLAQDAGVALEEIETVSTNLASLIQNISNAARQQASSAGHISNTMNVIQEITSQTSAGTQATAQSIGNLAQTASALRDSVAGFKLPNEDEVEGESDLYDGDLAELSEEFPMLEEDTAEGVAAEEDGLAGLSSERSDTERAMA
- a CDS encoding chemotaxis protein CheW — its product is MQPTLTPYLALVDIANRAKAQAQGLPARQEVKPYWTGIGFSLLGQRFVSAMEDVVELLEVPQYTFVPGVQPWVRGVANVRGRLLPLFDLAAFFGGHLTSSRQRRRVLVLEHEKIYVGLIVDELHGMQHLALEYGKLPPSDLAEPYAPMVSGQFQLQQGRWLVFDLQALLNDFQFADAAAH
- the pilH gene encoding twitching motility response regulator PilH, which translates into the protein MAKVLIVDDSPTETHKLTTILEKNGHAVLTATNGENGVDVAREQRPDVILMDIVMPGLNGFQATRQLSKGDQTSGIPIVIVTTKDQDTDRVWGMRQGARAYLTKPVDEGKLLGTIEEVLA
- the pilG gene encoding twitching motility response regulator PilG, which encodes MELNWESLTVMVIDDSKTIRRTAETLLQKAGCAVVTATDGFDALAKIADSRPDIIFVDIMMPRLDGYQTCALIKNNSEFRSTPVVMLSSKDGLFDKAKGRVVGCDQYLTKPFSKSELLGAISAHAKPHHAA
- the gshB gene encoding glutathione synthase gives rise to the protein MSHTLGVVMDPIANINYKKDTTLALLLAAQRAGFKLQYFLQSDLYLDGGKPMGNGSPLEVFEDPKNWFKLGERKPVHLGDLDVLLMRVDPPFDNEYIYSTYILEAAERAGTLVANKPQSLRDCNEKIFATHFDGCCPPLIVSRDIAQLRAFHAQHRDVIFKPLDGMGGTGIFHVKPDGSNMGAILETLTDNGKRQIMGQRYIPEIKDGDKRILMVDGEPVPYCLARIPQAGETRGNLAAGGRGEARPLSERDLWIARKVAPTLKEKGLLFVGLDVIGDYLTEVNVTSPTCVREIDDAYGTDIGGLLMRAITDRMAQKG
- a CDS encoding energy transducer TonB, with amino-acid sequence MTAAASQPSATRATLDQPQATPPSQGDRFTFALFLACALHALLIFGVAFTAPEAKEAPPTLEVTLAQHRSVDAPDDADYLAQHNQQASGTAETPKELSTDRRAEIADTSIRQVNPLPQQQAARPADQLRQLVTTIGDSPQQAPELPAEDKRSEEKRGDAPTDLPPSNPEIASLQARLDKIRQTIAQRPRVRRLTSVATKAAPDAAYLHDWRQKVEAIGNDNFPEEALARQITGDLRMMVRLLPSGAVEEVVILESSGERVLDDAAQQIVRLAAPFAPFPPEIRKEADRLEIIRTWRFEMTGFSTAAGKAPSRG
- a CDS encoding YqgE/AlgH family protein, with translation MQPSSIDSDLTHNSLRGQFLIAMPGMEDPRFHQAVAFVCEHGKEGTMGIVINSPSKVTWKEVFSQLSLDDTSLRGDEPVLVGGPVAQEQGFVLHGRGMQFASTVEVSDDISLTASKDIIESLACGRGPDDVLLALGYAGWGPGQLEQEIAENAWLTLPAEPEILFATPWDKRWHTAASRHGIDLSGIGTQSGHA